In one Lasioglossum baleicum chromosome 17, iyLasBale1, whole genome shotgun sequence genomic region, the following are encoded:
- the LOC143217576 gene encoding NAD kinase 2, mitochondrial isoform X1: MTLARHMRAQEVDQIWIFGWLEALKFLHPCKQNVSTGLRQFLRNESSFVPKRVLIVGKFSRYFFEKLREPDLSESELKKKLLERGSDYENMVAVHNATLNIQNQVINFLKKKNIEYRVVNRQNLDQSSFTWADLILPIGGDGTFLLASNLIFDDKKPIIGINSYPERSEGFLLLAPKYTTRIPEIFEMLEAGHYRVLMRRRIRTTLHGDDIWDSPFHTHEKGRIVAGGKFYMNSEKPTSNNLPKERRLPWLALNEVFIAETLSARTSDLLIKLDDNEKHHTVKSSGLCVSTGTGSTSWYKSINSVNPQIVREIINVADEKKQFSTEEIQRICSAFNDTLHLHPEELKLCYTVRDMIVSDIWPVPKCLNSRGFCKKLTVRSQCFDGSLVLDGGIAVPFNFGVTVLLEMHPEDSLRSLVLLD; encoded by the exons ATGACACTAGctcggcatatgcgcgcacaggaggtcgaccaaatttggatttttggtTGGCTGG AAGCCCTAAAGTTCCTCCATCCGTGCAAACAAAATGTTTCCACTGGCCTCCGACAATTTCTCCGGAATGAATCGAGCTTCGTACCAAAGCGGGTGCTCATCGTGGGTAAATTTTCCCgttattttttcgaaaaattacgagAACCTGACCTGAGCGAGTCGGAGCTGAAGAAAAAGCTCCTGGAAAGAGGTTCCGACTATGAGAACATGGTAGCCGTCCACAATGCAACTTTAAACATTCAGAATCAAGTGATCAACTTTCTAAAGAAGAAGAACATAGAGTACAGAGTAGTAAACAG GCAAAATCTTGATCAATCGAGTTTCACCTGGGCCGACTTGATTCTTCCGATTGGAGGAGATGGCACGTTTCTATTGgcgtctaatttaatattcgacGACAAGAAACCGATAATTGGTATCAATTCGTATCCGGAGAGATCGGAAGGATTTCTCTTGCTGGCTCCAAAATATACAACCAGGATACCCGAGATTTTTGAAATGCTGGAAGCAGGACATTACCGAGTCTTAATGAGGAGAAGAATTCGAACCACGTTGCACGGCGATGACATCTGGGATTCTCCGTTCCACACGCACGAGAAAGGCCGTATTGTTGCCGGGGGAAA attttacatgAACTCGGAGAAGCCAACTTCCAACAACTTACCGAAAGAGAGACGTTTACCCTGGTTAGCATTGAACGAA GTTTTCATAGCAGAGACACTGTCTGCGAGAACAAGCGACTTGCTGATCAAACTCGACGACAATGAAAAGCACCACACCGTGAAAAGCTCAGGATTGTGCGTCAGCACAGGAACCGGATCGACATCTTGGTACAAGTCAATAAACAGTGTTAATCCGCAAATAGTACGGGAAATAATTAATGTTGCTGACGAGAAGAAACAATTCAGCACAGAAGAAATTCAGAGAATTTGCTCTGCTTTTAACGATACCCTCCATCTTCATCCAG agGAATTGAAACTATGTTATACCGTGAGAGACATGATAGTGTCCGATATCTGGCCAGTACCAAAATGTTTGAATTCTCGTGGGTTCTGTAAGAAACTAACAGTTAGGTCGCAGTGCTTCGATGGTAGTTTAGTTCTGGATGGTGGAATCGCGGTGCCATTTAATTTTGGAGTAACCGTGCTGCTGGAGATGCATCCTGAAGATTCCCTGAGGTCGTTAGTCCTTCTAGACTGA
- the LOC143217576 gene encoding NAD kinase 2, mitochondrial isoform X2, with translation MTTFSHLRRTAKALKFLHPCKQNVSTGLRQFLRNESSFVPKRVLIVGKFSRYFFEKLREPDLSESELKKKLLERGSDYENMVAVHNATLNIQNQVINFLKKKNIEYRVVNRQNLDQSSFTWADLILPIGGDGTFLLASNLIFDDKKPIIGINSYPERSEGFLLLAPKYTTRIPEIFEMLEAGHYRVLMRRRIRTTLHGDDIWDSPFHTHEKGRIVAGGKFYMNSEKPTSNNLPKERRLPWLALNEVFIAETLSARTSDLLIKLDDNEKHHTVKSSGLCVSTGTGSTSWYKSINSVNPQIVREIINVADEKKQFSTEEIQRICSAFNDTLHLHPEELKLCYTVRDMIVSDIWPVPKCLNSRGFCKKLTVRSQCFDGSLVLDGGIAVPFNFGVTVLLEMHPEDSLRSLVLLD, from the exons ATGACGACGTTCAGCCATCTTCGTAGAACTGCCA AAGCCCTAAAGTTCCTCCATCCGTGCAAACAAAATGTTTCCACTGGCCTCCGACAATTTCTCCGGAATGAATCGAGCTTCGTACCAAAGCGGGTGCTCATCGTGGGTAAATTTTCCCgttattttttcgaaaaattacgagAACCTGACCTGAGCGAGTCGGAGCTGAAGAAAAAGCTCCTGGAAAGAGGTTCCGACTATGAGAACATGGTAGCCGTCCACAATGCAACTTTAAACATTCAGAATCAAGTGATCAACTTTCTAAAGAAGAAGAACATAGAGTACAGAGTAGTAAACAG GCAAAATCTTGATCAATCGAGTTTCACCTGGGCCGACTTGATTCTTCCGATTGGAGGAGATGGCACGTTTCTATTGgcgtctaatttaatattcgacGACAAGAAACCGATAATTGGTATCAATTCGTATCCGGAGAGATCGGAAGGATTTCTCTTGCTGGCTCCAAAATATACAACCAGGATACCCGAGATTTTTGAAATGCTGGAAGCAGGACATTACCGAGTCTTAATGAGGAGAAGAATTCGAACCACGTTGCACGGCGATGACATCTGGGATTCTCCGTTCCACACGCACGAGAAAGGCCGTATTGTTGCCGGGGGAAA attttacatgAACTCGGAGAAGCCAACTTCCAACAACTTACCGAAAGAGAGACGTTTACCCTGGTTAGCATTGAACGAA GTTTTCATAGCAGAGACACTGTCTGCGAGAACAAGCGACTTGCTGATCAAACTCGACGACAATGAAAAGCACCACACCGTGAAAAGCTCAGGATTGTGCGTCAGCACAGGAACCGGATCGACATCTTGGTACAAGTCAATAAACAGTGTTAATCCGCAAATAGTACGGGAAATAATTAATGTTGCTGACGAGAAGAAACAATTCAGCACAGAAGAAATTCAGAGAATTTGCTCTGCTTTTAACGATACCCTCCATCTTCATCCAG agGAATTGAAACTATGTTATACCGTGAGAGACATGATAGTGTCCGATATCTGGCCAGTACCAAAATGTTTGAATTCTCGTGGGTTCTGTAAGAAACTAACAGTTAGGTCGCAGTGCTTCGATGGTAGTTTAGTTCTGGATGGTGGAATCGCGGTGCCATTTAATTTTGGAGTAACCGTGCTGCTGGAGATGCATCCTGAAGATTCCCTGAGGTCGTTAGTCCTTCTAGACTGA